Proteins encoded together in one Benincasa hispida cultivar B227 chromosome 1, ASM972705v1, whole genome shotgun sequence window:
- the LOC120071788 gene encoding glycerophosphodiester phosphodiesterase GDPD1, chloroplastic-like isoform X3 → MLPPPITSSPPPHLPFPQPREANLREGPNERTFRSSKFLVIGHRGCGMNILHSPDPRFKFIKENSIPSFDAATRLSVDFIEFDVQVTKDGCPVIFHDCLILTEEKGSIVEKRVTDLMLDEFLSYGPQDNPGKMGKPLFRRTIDGEIFEWKVENDAPLCTLQETFEKVEHSVGFNIELKFDDLIIYKEEQLSQMLQQVLQVVEKNAMVRPIIFSSFIPDAAQLVKKLQSTYPVFFLTNGGSKIYPDIRRNSLEEAINVCMMGGLNGIVAEVTSILRNPAAVDKIRNAGLSLITYGQLNNLPEVVYVQRLLAVEGVIVDLVQEITGAVSDIISSEQEEGSHEQQMNMKARTKPDYSQQRACFLMNGEQGKERGQSHGKIYFELLS, encoded by the exons ATGCTTCCCCCGCCGATCACCTCCTCACCGCCACCACATTTGCCTTTCCCCCAACCCCGAG AGGCTAACTTACGGGAAGGTCCAAATGAACGTACATTTAGATCGTCGAAATTCTTGGTGATTGGTCATAGAGGATGCGGGATGAACATCTTGCATTCCCCTGATCCGCGTTTCAAATTCATTAAGGAGAATTCCATTCCGTCCTTCGACGCGGCCACTAGGCTTTCTGTCGATTTCATCGAATTTGATGTTCAG GTAACCAAAGATGGTTGTCCAGTCATTTTCCATGACTGTTTGATTCTTACTGAGGAAAAG GGTTCTATCGTGGAGAAGAGAGTAACAGATCTCATGCTGGATGAATTTCTTTCATATGGGCCACAAGATAATCCTGGGAAG ATGGGTAAGCCTCTATTTAGGAGGACCATAGATGGGGAAATATTTGAGTGGAAAGTTGAAAATGATGCGCCGCTGTGCACGCTGCAAGAAACTTTTGAGAAGGTTGAGCATTCGGTTGGTTTTAATATAGAATTGAAATTTGATGATCTGATAATCTATAAAGAAGAGCAACTTTCTCAAATGCTCCAACAAGTTTTACAG GTTGTGGAAAAGAATGCCATGGTCAGACCTATTATATTTTCAAGCTTTATACCTGATGCTGCTCAGTTAGTTAAGAAACTTCAGAGCACCTACCCT GTATTCTTCCTGACGAACGGAGGGTCGAAAATTTATCCCGATATTAGAAGGAATTCGTTAGAGGAGGCTATTAACGTGTGTATGATGGGAGGTTTGAATGGAATTGTTGCAGAAGTCACATCAATTTTGAGAAATCCTGCAGCAGTTGATAAAATTAGAAATGCAGGACTCTCGCTTATAACCTATGGCCAATTGAA TAATCTTCCAGAAGTGGTGTATGTGCAACGTTTGCTGGCCGTTGAGGGAGTAATCGTCGACTTAGTACAAGAGATCACAGGGGCAGTCTCTGATATCATCTCTTCAGAGCAAGAAGAGGGCTCGCATGAGCAGCAAATGAACATGAAGGCCAGAACGAAACCCGACTACTCCCAACAGAGGGCTTGCTTTCTGATGAACGGCGAGCAG GGAAAAGAGAGAGGACAGTCACATGGGAAAATATATTTTGAGTTATTGTCTTGA
- the LOC120071788 gene encoding glycerophosphodiester phosphodiesterase GDPD1, chloroplastic-like isoform X1, with product MLPPPITSSPPPHLPFPQPREANLREGPNERTFRSSKFLVIGHRGCGMNILHSPDPRFKFIKENSIPSFDAATRLSVDFIEFDVQVTKDGCPVIFHDCLILTEEKGSIVEKRVTDLMLDEFLSYGPQDNPGKMGKPLFRRTIDGEIFEWKVENDAPLCTLQETFEKVEHSVGFNIELKFDDLIIYKEEQLSQMLQQVLQVVEKNAMVRPIIFSSFIPDAAQLVKKLQSTYPVFFLTNGGSKIYPDIRRNSLEEAINVCMMGGLNGIVAEVTSILRNPAAVDKIRNAGLSLITYGQLNNLPEVVYVQRLLAVEGVIVDLVQEITGAVSDIISSEQEEGSHEQQMNMKARTKPDYSQQRACFLMNGEQILEALMAGEYIVLHCYMYDKEALEIL from the exons ATGCTTCCCCCGCCGATCACCTCCTCACCGCCACCACATTTGCCTTTCCCCCAACCCCGAG AGGCTAACTTACGGGAAGGTCCAAATGAACGTACATTTAGATCGTCGAAATTCTTGGTGATTGGTCATAGAGGATGCGGGATGAACATCTTGCATTCCCCTGATCCGCGTTTCAAATTCATTAAGGAGAATTCCATTCCGTCCTTCGACGCGGCCACTAGGCTTTCTGTCGATTTCATCGAATTTGATGTTCAG GTAACCAAAGATGGTTGTCCAGTCATTTTCCATGACTGTTTGATTCTTACTGAGGAAAAG GGTTCTATCGTGGAGAAGAGAGTAACAGATCTCATGCTGGATGAATTTCTTTCATATGGGCCACAAGATAATCCTGGGAAG ATGGGTAAGCCTCTATTTAGGAGGACCATAGATGGGGAAATATTTGAGTGGAAAGTTGAAAATGATGCGCCGCTGTGCACGCTGCAAGAAACTTTTGAGAAGGTTGAGCATTCGGTTGGTTTTAATATAGAATTGAAATTTGATGATCTGATAATCTATAAAGAAGAGCAACTTTCTCAAATGCTCCAACAAGTTTTACAG GTTGTGGAAAAGAATGCCATGGTCAGACCTATTATATTTTCAAGCTTTATACCTGATGCTGCTCAGTTAGTTAAGAAACTTCAGAGCACCTACCCT GTATTCTTCCTGACGAACGGAGGGTCGAAAATTTATCCCGATATTAGAAGGAATTCGTTAGAGGAGGCTATTAACGTGTGTATGATGGGAGGTTTGAATGGAATTGTTGCAGAAGTCACATCAATTTTGAGAAATCCTGCAGCAGTTGATAAAATTAGAAATGCAGGACTCTCGCTTATAACCTATGGCCAATTGAA TAATCTTCCAGAAGTGGTGTATGTGCAACGTTTGCTGGCCGTTGAGGGAGTAATCGTCGACTTAGTACAAGAGATCACAGGGGCAGTCTCTGATATCATCTCTTCAGAGCAAGAAGAGGGCTCGCATGAGCAGCAAATGAACATGAAGGCCAGAACGAAACCCGACTACTCCCAACAGAGGGCTTGCTTTCTGATGAACGGCGAGCAG ATTTTGGAGGCTTTAATGGCAGGAGAATATATAGTTTTGCATTGCTATATGTATGATAAAGAAGCTCTAGAAATACTTTAA
- the LOC120071788 gene encoding glycerophosphodiester phosphodiesterase GDPD1, chloroplastic-like isoform X2, producing MLPPPITSSPPPHLPFPQPREANLREGPNERTFRSSKFLVIGHRGCGMNILHSPDPRFKFIKENSIPSFDAATRLSVDFIEFDVQVTKDGCPVIFHDCLILTEEKGSIVEKRVTDLMLDEFLSYGPQDNPGKMGKPLFRRTIDGEIFEWKVENDAPLCTLQETFEKVEHSVGFNIELKFDDLIIYKEEQLSQMLQQVLQVVEKNAMVRPIIFSSFIPDAAQLVKKLQSTYPVFFLTNGGSKIYPDIRRNSLEEAINVCMMGGLNGIVAEVTSILRNPAAVDKIRNAGLSLITYGQLNNLPEVVYVQRLLAVEGVIVDLVQEITGAVSDIISSEQEEGSHEQQMNMKARTKPDYSQQRACFLMNGEQVCSQNTSLSSHIDNIIQFYRCK from the exons ATGCTTCCCCCGCCGATCACCTCCTCACCGCCACCACATTTGCCTTTCCCCCAACCCCGAG AGGCTAACTTACGGGAAGGTCCAAATGAACGTACATTTAGATCGTCGAAATTCTTGGTGATTGGTCATAGAGGATGCGGGATGAACATCTTGCATTCCCCTGATCCGCGTTTCAAATTCATTAAGGAGAATTCCATTCCGTCCTTCGACGCGGCCACTAGGCTTTCTGTCGATTTCATCGAATTTGATGTTCAG GTAACCAAAGATGGTTGTCCAGTCATTTTCCATGACTGTTTGATTCTTACTGAGGAAAAG GGTTCTATCGTGGAGAAGAGAGTAACAGATCTCATGCTGGATGAATTTCTTTCATATGGGCCACAAGATAATCCTGGGAAG ATGGGTAAGCCTCTATTTAGGAGGACCATAGATGGGGAAATATTTGAGTGGAAAGTTGAAAATGATGCGCCGCTGTGCACGCTGCAAGAAACTTTTGAGAAGGTTGAGCATTCGGTTGGTTTTAATATAGAATTGAAATTTGATGATCTGATAATCTATAAAGAAGAGCAACTTTCTCAAATGCTCCAACAAGTTTTACAG GTTGTGGAAAAGAATGCCATGGTCAGACCTATTATATTTTCAAGCTTTATACCTGATGCTGCTCAGTTAGTTAAGAAACTTCAGAGCACCTACCCT GTATTCTTCCTGACGAACGGAGGGTCGAAAATTTATCCCGATATTAGAAGGAATTCGTTAGAGGAGGCTATTAACGTGTGTATGATGGGAGGTTTGAATGGAATTGTTGCAGAAGTCACATCAATTTTGAGAAATCCTGCAGCAGTTGATAAAATTAGAAATGCAGGACTCTCGCTTATAACCTATGGCCAATTGAA TAATCTTCCAGAAGTGGTGTATGTGCAACGTTTGCTGGCCGTTGAGGGAGTAATCGTCGACTTAGTACAAGAGATCACAGGGGCAGTCTCTGATATCATCTCTTCAGAGCAAGAAGAGGGCTCGCATGAGCAGCAAATGAACATGAAGGCCAGAACGAAACCCGACTACTCCCAACAGAGGGCTTGCTTTCTGATGAACGGCGAGCAGGTATGCTCACAAAATACAAGTTTAAGTTCGCACATTGATAATATAATACAATTTTATCGATGTAAATAG